Proteins from a single region of Mucilaginibacter daejeonensis:
- the treZ gene encoding malto-oligosyltrehalose trehalohydrolase, with translation MRTIDTRPGVTIANGNASIWLWAPKAKQAAVQFGHDNEILFLDELEYGYWYAETDKIKDGTPYRFVLDDEEPLPDPASLYQPDGVHGASQAVDLTYDWTDSQWATPPLAEYIIYELHTGTFGPGGNFEGIEAKLDHLVELGVTAIEIMPVAQFPGERNWGYDGVFPYAVQNSYGGIKGLQKLVDACHAKDLSVILDVVYNHLGPEGNYFGSYGAYFTDKYQTPWGNAINFDDAGCDAVRHYFIQNTLMWFRDVHVDALRMDAVHAIKDLGTKHFLAELKEKVDELNEQTGRKHHLIVECDLNDPRFINSLADHGFGMDAQWIDEFHHALRVSAGGDRTGYYSDFNGIADLTKAYNDAYVYDGQYSPHRDKHFGGKATNNTGDQFIVFSQNHDQVGNRMLGERSSELFDLETQKLMAGAVLASPYVPMLFMGEEYAEPNRFMYFVSHTDPELAEAVRKGRKAEFEAFHADGEAPDPMAVETFNDSKLQWDLTGKGDHAVMLSFYKALIALRKKHPILQKLDRKVTKATCNEEQQLLFLQRGDDKAAVQVIMNFSDQMQQLPAPLAGETLFDSADQKWGGPGASKGSTIQPRSFIIYNS, from the coding sequence ATGAGAACAATTGATACCAGGCCTGGCGTTACTATTGCTAATGGTAACGCCAGCATATGGCTATGGGCACCTAAGGCAAAGCAGGCCGCTGTTCAGTTCGGACACGATAACGAGATACTGTTCTTAGACGAACTCGAATACGGCTATTGGTACGCAGAGACCGATAAGATCAAGGACGGTACACCCTATCGTTTTGTATTAGACGATGAAGAGCCCCTACCCGATCCGGCGTCGTTGTACCAGCCGGACGGGGTACATGGTGCCTCGCAAGCTGTAGACCTGACCTATGACTGGACAGACAGCCAATGGGCCACACCGCCGCTTGCAGAATACATCATATATGAATTGCATACGGGCACGTTCGGTCCCGGCGGAAACTTCGAGGGCATAGAGGCTAAGTTAGACCACCTGGTGGAGCTTGGCGTCACCGCGATAGAGATCATGCCAGTGGCACAGTTCCCAGGCGAACGTAACTGGGGTTACGATGGTGTATTCCCTTACGCCGTTCAAAACAGCTACGGTGGCATCAAAGGCTTGCAAAAATTGGTTGATGCTTGCCATGCTAAAGACCTGTCGGTCATATTAGATGTGGTATATAATCACCTCGGACCTGAAGGCAATTACTTTGGCTCATACGGCGCTTACTTCACCGATAAATACCAAACCCCGTGGGGGAATGCTATTAACTTTGATGATGCTGGTTGCGATGCTGTAAGGCATTACTTCATTCAAAATACGTTGATGTGGTTTCGCGATGTACATGTCGATGCCTTGCGCATGGATGCGGTGCACGCTATAAAGGACCTCGGCACTAAACACTTTTTGGCTGAATTGAAGGAGAAGGTTGACGAATTGAATGAGCAGACCGGCCGCAAGCATCACCTGATCGTGGAGTGCGACCTGAATGACCCACGGTTCATCAACAGTCTGGCTGATCACGGGTTTGGTATGGATGCACAATGGATCGACGAGTTCCATCATGCTTTGCGCGTAAGCGCCGGAGGCGACCGCACCGGTTACTACAGCGACTTCAATGGGATCGCTGACCTTACTAAAGCCTATAACGACGCTTATGTGTATGATGGGCAGTATTCGCCGCATCGCGATAAGCACTTTGGTGGCAAGGCCACCAATAACACCGGTGATCAGTTCATCGTTTTTAGCCAGAACCACGACCAAGTGGGCAACCGGATGCTTGGTGAGCGCAGCAGTGAGTTATTCGACCTCGAGACCCAAAAGCTGATGGCTGGAGCCGTGTTAGCATCGCCATATGTACCTATGCTTTTTATGGGTGAAGAATATGCCGAGCCTAACCGATTCATGTATTTTGTAAGCCACACTGACCCCGAACTGGCCGAGGCGGTCCGCAAAGGTCGTAAAGCCGAATTTGAGGCGTTCCATGCAGATGGTGAGGCGCCAGACCCTATGGCCGTTGAAACATTTAACGATTCAAAACTTCAGTGGGACCTGACCGGAAAAGGCGACCATGCGGTGATGCTGAGTTTCTACAAGGCACTGATCGCCCTGCGCAAGAAACACCCGATCTTACAAAAACTTGATCGTAAGGTAACAAAGGCTACCTGCAATGAAGAGCAGCAGCTTCTATTTTTGCAACGTGGGGATGACAAAGCCGCCGTTCAGGTCATCATGAACTTTTCAGATCAAATGCAGCAACTGCCCGCCCCTCTCGCTGGTGAGACTTTGTTCGATTCGGCCGATCAAAAATGGGGCGGTCCGGGTGCGTCGAAAGGCTCAACCATACAGCCCCGCTCTTTCATTATCTATAACTCGTAA
- a CDS encoding sodium:solute symporter family transporter, with product MKELTTGDYIVFLVYFLIVAVYGLWVYRRKRNADATSKDYFLAEGSLTWWAIGSSLIASNISAEQFVAMSGNGFTMGLAVSAYEWMAAITLVIVAVFFIPVYLRNKIFTMPQFLHQRYNSTVAMIMAVFWLLLYVIVNLTSILYLGAIAVNGISGINFTVCLIALAFFAVIITLGGMKVIGFTDVIQVFFLILGGLVTTYIAVTLVAEHSGSNGIMNGLKIMSEKANDHFHMILKKDNKSFIDLPGLTVLLGGMWIVNLNYWGCNQYITQRALGANLKTARAGILFAAFLKLMMPLIVVLPGIAAFVLYKDQVFDSGSQAALTDNADKAYPILLNLLPAGFKGLSFAALTAAVVASLAGKANSIATIFTLDIFKKLRPDTPDNKLVSVGKTTVVVAMILGVVISPFLGIDKKGGFTFIQEYTGFVSPGIFAMFILGFFWKKATSNAALFATIGGFIFSVIFKFLPNWTDLSWLYKYGFAVPNKDGVYEIPFLDRMGFVFIICIIGMWIISTIETARGVKTNGLEVDASMFKTSRSFAVGALLICGILVALYSLLW from the coding sequence ATGAAAGAACTCACCACGGGAGATTACATCGTCTTCTTAGTTTACTTCCTGATCGTTGCTGTGTATGGCCTTTGGGTATACCGCCGCAAGCGTAATGCCGACGCGACATCAAAAGATTATTTTTTGGCCGAAGGGTCGCTTACCTGGTGGGCCATCGGTTCATCACTGATCGCTTCGAATATCTCGGCAGAGCAGTTCGTGGCCATGAGCGGCAACGGCTTTACCATGGGTCTGGCCGTATCGGCCTACGAGTGGATGGCGGCTATCACTTTGGTGATCGTGGCTGTGTTCTTTATCCCGGTTTACCTGCGTAACAAGATCTTCACCATGCCGCAGTTCCTGCACCAGCGCTACAATAGCACGGTGGCTATGATCATGGCGGTGTTCTGGTTGTTGTTATACGTGATCGTTAACCTGACGTCGATCCTTTACCTGGGCGCTATCGCTGTTAACGGTATATCAGGTATCAATTTCACCGTTTGTTTGATCGCACTGGCGTTCTTTGCAGTGATCATTACCCTTGGTGGTATGAAAGTTATCGGTTTCACCGACGTTATCCAGGTGTTCTTCCTTATCCTGGGTGGTTTGGTAACTACCTACATAGCGGTGACCTTAGTAGCAGAGCACAGTGGTTCTAACGGTATCATGAATGGCTTGAAGATCATGAGCGAAAAAGCTAATGATCACTTCCATATGATCCTGAAAAAGGATAACAAGAGCTTCATCGACCTGCCAGGCTTGACCGTGTTGTTAGGTGGTATGTGGATCGTGAACCTGAACTATTGGGGTTGTAACCAGTACATCACACAACGTGCTTTGGGTGCTAACCTGAAAACTGCCCGTGCAGGTATCCTGTTCGCAGCGTTCCTGAAACTGATGATGCCATTGATCGTGGTATTGCCAGGTATCGCAGCATTCGTGTTGTACAAAGATCAGGTGTTCGATTCGGGCTCACAAGCTGCTTTGACCGACAACGCCGATAAAGCTTACCCGATCCTGCTCAATCTGCTTCCTGCAGGTTTTAAAGGCCTTTCGTTCGCAGCTTTGACCGCTGCCGTTGTGGCCTCGCTAGCTGGTAAAGCTAACAGTATCGCTACTATCTTCACACTGGATATCTTCAAGAAATTAAGACCAGATACTCCAGACAACAAACTGGTTAGCGTAGGTAAGACCACCGTTGTTGTGGCTATGATCTTGGGTGTGGTGATCTCTCCGTTCCTGGGTATCGATAAAAAAGGCGGTTTCACCTTTATTCAGGAGTACACCGGTTTCGTATCTCCGGGTATCTTCGCCATGTTCATCTTGGGTTTCTTCTGGAAAAAAGCTACCTCAAATGCGGCCCTGTTCGCTACTATCGGTGGTTTTATCTTCTCGGTGATCTTCAAATTCCTGCCTAACTGGACCGACCTTTCATGGTTGTACAAATATGGTTTCGCGGTTCCTAACAAAGATGGTGTTTACGAGATACCGTTCCTGGATCGTATGGGCTTTGTGTTCATTATCTGTATCATCGGTATGTGGATCATCAGTACCATCGAGACCGCTCGTGGCGTAAAGACCAATGGCTTAGAAGTAGATGCCTCTATGTTCAAGACCTCACGTTCATTTGCAGTAGGCGCCTTATTGATCTGCGGCATATTAGTTGCCCTTTACTCACTACTTTGGTAG
- a CDS encoding MFS transporter yields the protein MTHPTNRSARELRIGCAVFFFISGFGYSSWASRIPTVQQRLHFNEAQLGSLLFALPIGLMLTMPITGNLLSRYTSRSIMIFGAMVFNVVLCLLGLATEAWQFAIILFAFGSGRNLLNLSVNAQSVGVQSLYTRSVITTFHGIWSLAGFAGAAVGYLMVKLNICLLYHLGSVSILLFILSAYFYSYTFYQKPKPVEKKPLFLLPDKHMLKFAVICFACMACENTMYDWSAIYFEKAVQASRSTSTGAFVAYMVAMTIVRFTGDKMVTRFGIKNMLKYSGWFIFGGLLLAVALPYTVPAIAGFMLVGAGVSCVVPLVFSIAGRSATLSSGAAIASISSVGYLGFLLVPPFVGYVAQAAGMRWSFGLIALLGALIVIMVRKIEE from the coding sequence ATGACCCATCCAACCAACAGGTCGGCACGCGAGCTTCGTATCGGGTGCGCTGTTTTCTTTTTTATTTCAGGTTTTGGCTATTCATCATGGGCCTCGCGCATACCTACGGTGCAACAACGCCTGCACTTCAACGAGGCGCAGTTGGGGTCATTATTGTTCGCCCTGCCTATCGGGCTCATGCTCACCATGCCGATCACGGGCAACCTGCTAAGCCGTTATACCAGCCGCAGTATCATGATCTTTGGGGCAATGGTGTTTAACGTTGTGCTTTGCCTGCTGGGTTTAGCTACCGAGGCCTGGCAATTTGCCATCATCCTATTTGCCTTTGGGTCGGGCCGTAATTTGTTGAACTTGTCGGTGAATGCGCAATCGGTAGGTGTGCAATCGTTATACACCCGATCGGTGATCACCACGTTTCACGGCATTTGGAGCCTGGCCGGTTTTGCCGGTGCTGCCGTTGGCTACCTGATGGTGAAGTTGAATATATGCCTATTATACCACTTGGGCAGCGTGAGCATCTTGCTGTTCATCTTATCTGCCTACTTTTACAGCTATACCTTTTACCAAAAGCCTAAACCGGTAGAGAAGAAGCCCCTGTTTCTGCTTCCCGATAAACACATGCTCAAATTTGCGGTGATCTGTTTTGCCTGTATGGCCTGCGAGAACACCATGTACGATTGGAGCGCTATATACTTTGAGAAAGCCGTACAAGCCTCACGCAGTACATCTACCGGTGCTTTTGTGGCTTACATGGTGGCCATGACCATCGTACGCTTCACGGGCGATAAGATGGTGACCCGCTTTGGGATCAAGAATATGCTGAAGTACAGCGGGTGGTTCATATTCGGTGGTCTGTTACTGGCTGTTGCCCTTCCCTATACCGTACCTGCAATAGCCGGCTTTATGTTGGTGGGTGCAGGCGTATCGTGCGTGGTGCCGCTGGTGTTCAGTATCGCCGGCCGGTCGGCTACGTTGAGCAGCGGTGCTGCCATCGCTTCCATATCCAGCGTAGGCTACCTCGGCTTTTTACTTGTACCGCCTTTTGTGGGCTATGTGGCCCAGGCCGCAGGTATGCGCTGGTCGTTCGGGCTGATCGCCCTACTGGGCGCGCTGATCGTGATCATGGTGCGCAAGATCGAGGAGTGA
- the xylA gene encoding xylose isomerase, giving the protein MSILTGDREYFKGIGQIKFEGPESDNPLAYRWYDENRVVAGKTLKEHLRFAVAYWHSFCGNGADPFGGPTHQFAWDEKADAVERAKDKMDAAFEFFTKLGLPYYCFHDVDVVDYGNDVNENDRRLQALVDYAKEKQAASGIKLLWGTANLFSHKRYMNGASTNPDFHVLAHGAAQVKAALDATIALGGENYVFWGGREGYMSLLNTDMKREQEHFAKFLHASKDYARKNGFKGTFFIEPKPCEPSKHQYDYDAATVIGFLQRYDLLNDFKLNLEVNHATLAGHTFAHEMQVAADAGLLGSLDANRGDAQNGWDTDQFPNDINEVTEYMLVFLQAGGLQGGGINFDAKIRRNSTDPADLFYAHIGGADVFARALITADKILQNSDYKKIRTDRYVSFDTGKGKEFEEGKLTLEDLRSYAIEHGEPAVTSGKQEYLENLINRFI; this is encoded by the coding sequence ATGAGCATATTAACAGGAGACAGAGAGTATTTTAAAGGCATAGGCCAGATCAAATTTGAAGGACCGGAAAGCGACAACCCTTTAGCATACCGCTGGTATGACGAGAACCGCGTGGTTGCCGGCAAGACCTTAAAAGAGCATTTGCGGTTCGCGGTGGCTTACTGGCATTCGTTCTGCGGTAACGGTGCCGACCCGTTCGGTGGCCCTACCCATCAATTTGCCTGGGACGAGAAGGCTGACGCAGTAGAACGCGCCAAAGACAAGATGGATGCTGCGTTCGAGTTCTTCACCAAATTAGGTCTGCCATACTATTGCTTTCACGATGTGGACGTAGTTGACTACGGCAATGATGTGAACGAAAATGACCGCCGTTTGCAAGCTTTGGTAGATTATGCCAAGGAGAAACAAGCGGCCAGTGGCATCAAATTGCTGTGGGGCACTGCTAATCTTTTCTCGCACAAACGCTACATGAACGGTGCATCTACCAACCCCGACTTTCATGTGTTGGCCCACGGTGCGGCACAAGTAAAGGCGGCATTGGATGCTACCATCGCATTGGGTGGCGAGAACTACGTTTTTTGGGGTGGCCGTGAGGGTTACATGAGCCTGCTGAACACTGATATGAAACGGGAGCAGGAACACTTTGCTAAGTTCTTACACGCTTCAAAAGACTATGCCCGTAAAAATGGCTTCAAAGGTACGTTCTTCATCGAGCCAAAACCTTGTGAGCCAAGCAAGCACCAGTATGATTATGATGCGGCTACCGTGATCGGCTTTTTACAACGTTACGACCTGCTGAACGACTTTAAACTGAACCTGGAAGTGAATCACGCTACTTTGGCCGGCCATACCTTTGCTCACGAGATGCAGGTAGCTGCTGATGCTGGCCTGTTAGGCTCACTGGATGCTAACCGTGGTGATGCTCAGAACGGTTGGGATACCGACCAGTTCCCTAACGATATCAACGAGGTGACCGAGTACATGCTGGTATTCCTGCAAGCCGGTGGTCTGCAAGGTGGTGGTATCAACTTCGACGCCAAGATACGCCGTAACTCTACCGACCCTGCTGATCTGTTCTATGCACACATCGGTGGTGCCGATGTATTTGCCCGCGCTCTGATCACTGCCGATAAGATCCTGCAAAATTCCGACTACAAAAAGATCCGCACCGACCGTTATGTATCGTTCGATACGGGCAAAGGAAAGGAGTTCGAAGAAGGAAAATTGACCCTGGAGGACCTGCGTTCATACGCGATAGAACATGGCGAACCCGCCGTTACAAGTGGAAAACAAGAGTATTTGGAAAATTTGATAAACAGGTTTATTTAA
- a CDS encoding xylulokinase, producing the protein MLLLGIDIGTSSVKVSVVDARSQLTLASAQYPDTESPIMSLQLGWAEQSPDMWWEQTQQAMARCHAKGGYDPSDIAAIGIAYQMHGLVLVDKDQQVLRNSIIWCDSRAVPYGDKAFEQIGEERSLSHLLNSPGNFTAAKLAWVKDNEPEVYSKIDKVMLPGDFIAMKLTGRITTSASALSEGIFYDFKDKQLSTDVMNAFGFEDDLIPEQRELFSVHGEVTSEVAQQLRLRAGIPVAYKAGDQPNNALSLNVLQPGEVAATAGTSGVIYGVSDQLAYDPLSRVNTFAHVNHTETDQRLGILLCINGTGSLNRWAKNLFGSDIGYTEMNEMAKSAPEGSSGLRILPFGNGAERMLCNKLVGVHFHHIDLNLHDRSHIFRAVQEGIACAFRYGLDIMRGNGMNPTVIRAGKANLFLSDLFAQTFVNVTGVPVELYNNDGSVGAALGAGIGAGIFATPAEAFKGMEKIQTITPQEGNGMEQVYQEWKVLLDAQLTAEDSIEQALDAQ; encoded by the coding sequence ATGTTATTATTAGGTATCGACATAGGCACATCATCGGTGAAGGTATCGGTGGTGGACGCCAGGTCACAACTTACACTGGCATCAGCACAATATCCTGATACAGAGTCGCCCATTATGTCACTTCAATTGGGCTGGGCCGAGCAGTCGCCTGACATGTGGTGGGAGCAGACCCAACAGGCCATGGCACGCTGCCATGCGAAAGGCGGCTATGACCCATCCGACATCGCCGCGATCGGTATAGCCTACCAGATGCACGGACTGGTACTGGTAGATAAAGATCAGCAGGTATTGCGCAACAGCATCATTTGGTGCGATAGCCGCGCTGTGCCTTATGGCGATAAAGCATTTGAACAAATAGGTGAGGAGCGAAGCCTATCGCATCTGCTCAACTCACCCGGTAATTTCACCGCCGCCAAGCTGGCCTGGGTTAAAGACAATGAGCCAGAAGTTTACAGCAAGATCGACAAGGTCATGCTGCCAGGTGACTTTATAGCGATGAAGTTGACCGGGCGGATCACCACTTCGGCATCAGCACTTAGTGAGGGTATATTTTATGATTTCAAAGATAAACAGCTTTCAACCGATGTGATGAACGCCTTCGGGTTCGAAGATGATCTGATACCCGAACAAAGGGAATTGTTCTCTGTCCACGGCGAGGTGACAAGTGAGGTGGCTCAGCAGCTTCGTCTGCGTGCTGGTATACCGGTTGCTTACAAAGCCGGTGATCAGCCTAATAATGCCTTATCATTGAATGTGCTTCAACCTGGTGAGGTAGCGGCAACGGCGGGTACCTCGGGGGTGATCTACGGCGTGAGTGATCAGCTGGCCTACGACCCACTATCAAGGGTGAATACATTTGCCCACGTCAACCATACCGAAACAGATCAACGCTTAGGTATACTGCTTTGTATCAATGGCACAGGTAGCCTTAACCGCTGGGCCAAGAACTTATTTGGCTCGGACATCGGTTATACCGAAATGAACGAAATGGCTAAGAGCGCCCCTGAAGGGAGTTCGGGCCTCCGTATACTGCCATTCGGAAACGGTGCTGAGCGCATGCTGTGTAACAAATTGGTAGGCGTGCATTTTCATCATATCGACCTCAACCTGCATGACCGTTCACACATCTTCCGTGCGGTCCAAGAGGGCATAGCCTGCGCGTTCCGATATGGTCTTGACATTATGCGCGGTAATGGAATGAACCCGACCGTGATCCGTGCAGGTAAGGCCAACCTTTTTCTGAGCGATCTTTTTGCGCAGACCTTCGTTAACGTGACCGGCGTGCCGGTAGAACTGTACAACAACGACGGTAGCGTTGGTGCAGCATTAGGAGCGGGTATAGGCGCGGGTATATTCGCTACACCGGCCGAGGCTTTTAAAGGCATGGAGAAGATACAGACCATTACTCCACAGGAGGGCAACGGAATGGAGCAGGTTTACCAGGAGTGGAAGGTATTATTAGATGCACAACTTACTGCCGAAGACTCAATAGAACAAGCGCTCGACGCACAGTAG
- the glgX gene encoding glycogen debranching protein GlgX, translating to MKINNFPGKPYPLGATPDSKGVNFAIYASNATKVELCLFKTPQDEVEYIKIDIREHSHYIWHTYVPHLKPGQLYGFRVHGPYEPQNGLRFNPNKLLIDPYAKAISGTINWHDSLFSYDVYSEEKDLSFSTTDSAPFIPKSVVVSAKFDWEDDCPPSISYHNTIIYEAHVKGFTKLHPDIPEEIRGSYAALGHPVTIEYLKRLGITAIELMPVHHFVADRHLVENGLTNYWGYNTIGYFAPDARYASSGVCGEQVTEFKQMVKELHKAGIEVILDVVYNHTAEGNELGPTLSFKGIDNEGYYRLTEDKRFYMDYTGTGNTLNAYLPNVLRLIMDSLRYWITEMHVDGFRFDLASTLARELHEVNRLSAFFDIIHQDPIISQVKLIAEPWDIGEGGYQVGKFPQGWGEWNGKYRDCVRDYWRGEPSTLSEFAMRFTGSADLYKDDFRNPTASINFVTAHDGFTLNDLVTYNEKHNDANGEGNNDGESHNRSCNYGAEGPTDDEGINQIREQQKRNFITTLFLSQGVPMLLAGDEMSRTQQGNNNAYCQDNEISWVDWKNADQQLIDFTSQMIHFRRQHPAFSRKRWFRGTPIKGVEDIAWFLPEGEQLSDDHWNHDFARSVAVFINGRALRTRNEVGEAVIDDGFYVIFNAHWEPVEYRLPDGMYADNWTKIVDTTDSTVEDEETYEAGSMITVQGRSIVVLHHPVVYDQSYENN from the coding sequence ATGAAAATAAATAACTTTCCAGGTAAACCTTATCCGTTGGGCGCAACACCAGATAGCAAAGGCGTGAACTTTGCCATTTACGCGAGCAATGCGACCAAAGTTGAACTTTGTTTGTTCAAAACCCCTCAAGACGAGGTGGAATACATCAAAATAGACATCAGGGAGCACTCTCATTATATATGGCACACCTATGTACCTCATTTGAAGCCCGGACAATTGTATGGGTTCCGCGTACACGGGCCTTATGAACCGCAGAACGGACTTCGCTTTAACCCGAACAAATTACTGATCGACCCTTATGCCAAGGCCATTTCGGGCACCATCAATTGGCATGATTCATTGTTTAGCTATGATGTATACAGCGAAGAAAAAGACCTGAGCTTTAGCACTACCGATAGTGCACCGTTCATTCCTAAAAGCGTGGTAGTAAGTGCTAAGTTCGATTGGGAAGATGATTGTCCGCCAAGTATCTCCTACCATAACACCATCATTTACGAAGCCCACGTAAAAGGCTTCACCAAGTTACATCCTGATATCCCAGAAGAGATCAGGGGCAGCTATGCGGCACTGGGTCACCCGGTGACCATCGAATACCTCAAAAGATTGGGGATAACTGCCATAGAACTGATGCCCGTACACCACTTTGTGGCCGATAGGCACTTGGTAGAGAACGGTCTTACCAACTACTGGGGCTACAACACCATAGGGTACTTTGCCCCTGATGCGCGTTATGCCAGCAGCGGCGTATGTGGTGAGCAGGTGACCGAGTTCAAGCAAATGGTGAAAGAATTGCATAAAGCAGGTATCGAGGTTATACTGGACGTGGTGTACAATCACACCGCCGAGGGTAATGAACTAGGCCCTACCCTTTCATTCAAGGGTATAGATAACGAGGGTTACTATCGCCTTACCGAAGATAAACGCTTTTACATGGACTACACCGGCACGGGTAATACATTGAACGCCTACTTGCCTAATGTACTGCGCCTGATCATGGACAGTCTGCGTTACTGGATCACTGAGATGCACGTAGATGGTTTCCGCTTCGACCTGGCCTCTACTCTTGCCCGCGAACTGCACGAGGTTAACAGGCTTAGCGCTTTCTTTGATATCATCCACCAGGACCCGATCATATCACAGGTAAAACTTATTGCCGAGCCATGGGATATTGGCGAGGGCGGTTACCAGGTAGGTAAATTCCCGCAAGGATGGGGTGAGTGGAACGGTAAATACCGTGATTGCGTACGCGATTACTGGCGCGGCGAACCAAGTACCCTGTCTGAATTTGCGATGCGTTTCACCGGTAGTGCAGACCTTTATAAAGATGATTTCCGCAATCCTACCGCCAGTATCAACTTCGTGACGGCGCATGACGGCTTCACCCTGAACGATCTGGTGACCTACAACGAAAAACATAACGATGCCAATGGCGAGGGCAATAACGACGGCGAAAGTCACAACCGCTCATGCAACTATGGCGCCGAAGGGCCAACCGACGATGAAGGCATCAACCAGATACGCGAGCAACAAAAACGCAATTTCATCACTACCCTATTCCTTTCGCAAGGTGTACCGATGTTGTTAGCCGGTGATGAGATGAGCCGTACCCAGCAGGGTAATAACAACGCTTATTGCCAGGATAACGAGATATCATGGGTCGACTGGAAGAACGCTGACCAGCAACTGATCGATTTTACCAGCCAAATGATCCACTTCCGCAGGCAACACCCGGCCTTTAGTCGTAAACGCTGGTTCAGGGGCACGCCTATCAAGGGTGTCGAGGACATAGCCTGGTTCTTGCCCGAAGGCGAACAGCTAAGCGATGACCACTGGAACCATGACTTTGCCCGATCGGTGGCCGTTTTCATCAATGGTCGTGCTTTACGCACTCGTAACGAGGTTGGCGAAGCGGTGATCGACGATGGCTTCTATGTGATATTTAACGCCCATTGGGAACCGGTGGAATACCGTTTACCGGACGGCATGTATGCTGACAACTGGACCAAGATCGTAGATACGACCGACAGCACCGTGGAGGATGAAGAAACTTATGAGGCTGGCAGCATGATCACAGTGCAAGGCCGATCGATCGTGGTATTACATCACCCGGTGGTATATGACCAAAGCTATGAGAACAATTGA